A genomic window from Salvia hispanica cultivar TCC Black 2014 chromosome 5, UniMelb_Shisp_WGS_1.0, whole genome shotgun sequence includes:
- the LOC125190123 gene encoding centromere/kinetochore protein zw10 homolog — protein sequence MDVLISSINVRELLSSPESPSSPLSAPDLRLLISRLDAHSLRIKSTVQSYLLSHHSDFSALFSSCADVVSKSENLAEDFAALLSLACDQPVEAEVGRIVREIVEKRREAREKREILEFLGVVLELDRKLAVVREDVRRGRVVEAAEGLRELKEALGVKGGGDAKTAAEGEPAVYAILRKQWADCFEEIQGLLLRFMENAVRFDQDTNTVHVKYQISVDGINGLELSTIMNAMDVAGVLDYGLAKIADLITKYVFTPVVSCKANPVVEEENSQESDNVREAVLKMVPSVEPEGNKVDGELMYSNIVRIIDFFSKCLCFNNGSWMCCFGRLTWPRMSDMIISNFLAKVVPDDASKLAEFQQIRKLTIDFEIALKELKFISSSNDKDHKLSSFADNVEVHFASRKKVQILARARNMLLQSDFSLPQDYATRTSRANKEESADSNRVILLFSSEECVVSVSAKELMELVHQTLKDVCVSPPKVALEFYHAARNALVLYEAIIPVKLQRQLDTINQAAVLMHNDCLYLSQEILGLAFQYRPYFPSSIKDLAVFIDLAPKFQLLAEEVLQRQIQLVMSNLNQAIDGANGFQNTHQIKQFESAKFCIDQIAFVIEKVHIIWEPLLLPSVYEKSMTVILESVFTRLAKEILLIDDMAAEETLQLQRLIQLLFEHLSSLLEPMLAGDEREKSQEAQKDMDNLILSIRKLRKLAELLDMPLKSITDAWESGELADCNFKASEVKDFIRAIFTDSPLRRECLFRIENTNLR from the exons ATGGACGTTCTGATCAGCTCAATCAACGTCCGGGAGCTTCTCTCCTCGCCGGAATCTCCTTCCTCGCCGCTGTCAGCGCCGGATCTCCGCCTCCTCATCTCCCGCCTCGATGCCCACTCCCTCCGGATCAAATCCACCGTCCAATCGTACCTCCTCTCCCACCATTCCGACTTCTCCGCCCTCTTCTCGAGCTGCGCCGACGTCGTTTCGAAGTCGGAGAATCTCGCCGAGGATTTCGCCGCGCTGCTGAGCCTCGCGTGCGATCAGCCGGTGGAGGCGGAGGTGGGGAGGATCGTGAGGGAGATTGTGGAGAAGAGGCGGGAGGCGCGGGAGAAGAGGGAGATTCTGGAGTTTTTGGGGGTGGTTTTGGAATTGGATCGGAAATTGGCGGTGGTTAGGGAGGATGTGAGGCGTGGGAGGGTggtggaggcggcggaggggcTTAGGGAGCTGAAGGAAGCTCTTGGAGTGAAGGGCGGTGGCGATGCGAAGACCGCGGCGGAAGGTGAGCCGGCGGTTTATGCGATTCTCAGAAAGCAGTGGGCGGATTGTTTCGAGGAG ATTCAAGGGCTACTTCTGAGGTTTATGGAGAACGCTGTGCGGTTTGACCAGGATACAAACACGGTTCATGTAAAGTATCAGATAAGCGTTGATGGAATTAATGGTCTAGAGCTATCCACTATTATGAATGCTATGGAT GTTGCTGGGGTCCTTGATTATGGGCTTGCTAAAATTGCAGATCTGATCACGAAATACGTTTTTACACCGGTAGTGAGTTGCAAAGCAAATCCtgttgttgaagaagaaaacagcCAGGAGTCTGACAATGTCAGAGAAGCAGTTCTTAAAATGGTTCCATCTGTTGAGCCCGAG GGAAACAAGGTAGACGGTGAACTTATGTACTCCAACATCGTTCGGATCATTGATTTTTTCAGCAAATGTTTATGCTTCAACAATGGCTCTTGGATGTGCTGTTTTGGAAGGTTGACTTGGCCGAGGATGTCAGATAtgataatttcaaatttcttgGCCAAG GTTGTTCCTGACGATGCTTCCAAGCTAGCCGAGTTTCAGCAAATCAGGAAACTAACAATTGATTTTGAGATCGCTTTGAAGGAACTTAAGTTCATATCTTCATCGAATGATAAAGATCATAAGCTGAGTAGTTTTGCTGACAATGTTGAAGTGCACTTTGCATCGAGAAAGAAAGTTCAAATATTGGCTAGGGCCAGAAATATGCTTCTGCAATCTGATTTCAGCCTTCCTCAG GACTATGCTACGAGAACATCGCGGGCCAATAAAGAAGAGAGTGCTGATTCCAATCGtgttattttgcttttttcatCCGAAGAATGTGTGGTGTCTGTATCAGCTAAAGAACTAATGGAGCTTGTGCACCAAACCTTGAAG GATGTATGTGTGTCACCTCCGAAAGTGGCATTGGAATTCTACCATGCTGCTAGAAATGCTCTAGTACTTTACGAAGCGATCATCCCCGTGAAG CTTCAAAGGCAGCTTGATACCATTAACCAGGCGGCTGTTCTCATGCACAATGACTGTCTTTACCTATCTCAGGAGATTCTTGGGCTTGCGTTTCAG TATCGTCCATACTTTCCTAGTTCTATTAAAGACCTTGCTGTATTTATTGATTTGGCTCCCAAATTTCAACTCCTGGCTGAAGAAGTTTTGCAGCGTCAAATTCAGCTTGTTATGTCCAACTTAAATCAG GCTATCGATGGAGCCAACGGATTCCAAAATACCCACCAAATAAAGCAGTTCGAATCTGCCAAATTTTGCATCGACCAG ATTGCATTCGTAATTGAGAAAGTGCACATCATCTGGGAACCTTTGTTACTTCCTTCCGTTTATGAGAAGAGTATGACCGTGATTCTAGAGTCAGTctttacaagacttgcaaaaGAGATACTTCTTATAGATGACATGGCTGCCGAAGAAACATTGCAG CTACAAAGACTGATTCAGCTGCTGTTCGAGCATCTATCCTCTTTACTCGAGCCCATGTTGGCCGGGGACGAGAGAGAGAAGTCACAAGAGGCTCAAAAGGACATGGATAATCTTATACTATCCATTCGGAAGCTGAGAAAGTTGGCCg AACTCTTGGATATGCCTCTGAAGTCCATTACCGATGCCTGGGAAAGCGGTGAACTTGCTGATTGCAACTTCAAAGCATCAGAG GTCAAAGATTTCATTCGAGCAATCTTTACAGATTCACCTCTGAGAAGAGAATGCTTGTTCAGAATAGAAAACACAAACTTAAGATGA
- the LOC125186482 gene encoding triacylglycerol lipase 2-like, producing the protein MAMKTVTSLTLLLLMFAVLAAGRGTQISREKLESSNKDGICELIVKTQGYSCEEHKVTTKDGFILSLQRIPMGRSGTKGGPKPPVLLQHGLISDATTWLDLSPDESLGFILADNGFDVWLGNVRGTNYSSGHTSLGPNDPEYWDWSWDELVAYDLPAMFDYVHSQTGQKLHYVGHSLGTLMAFGAFSRHEVLSMVRSAALLSPIAYMGQMPSPLARAAADIFTAEVIYWLGVKEFAPGGGPASKLVADICSHIDCSNFENIITGPNCCMNSSTPSLSHQQPTATKNMIHLAQMIRKGTIAMYDYGSDGDNNKHYGQATPPDYNITSIPNDLPLFLSYGGKDLLSDVKDVQTLVGVLSDHEPDKLVVKYIDNYAHLDFVSAVNANQLVYKPLMAFFSSN; encoded by the exons ATGGCGATGAAGACAGTGACATCCTTAACTTTGTTGCTACTTATGTTTGCTGTCTTAGCAGCAGGTAGAGGAACACAGATTTCAAGAGAAAAATTGGAATCCAGTAATAAAGATGGAATTTGTGAGCTAATAGTGAAGACACAAGGCTATAGCTGTGAAGAACATAAG GTGACTACAAAAGATGGATTCATCCTGAGCTTGCAAAGGATTCCGATGGGGCGATCGGGGACGAAGGGGGGGCCCAAGCCCCCCGTTCTACTCCAACATGGCCTAATAAGT GATGCCACAACATGGCTGGATCTGTCTCCTGATGAGTCTCTAGGGTTCATCTTGGCGGACAACGGGTTCGACGTATGGTTGGGCAACGTGCGAGGCACGAACTACAGCAGTGGCCATACCTCGCTCGGCCCTAATGATCCG gaaTATTGGGATTGGTCGTGGGACGAGCTAGTAGCTTACGACCTCCCAGCCATGTTCGACTACGTGCACTCCCAAACCGGCCAGAAGTTGCACTATGTTGGCCATTCCTTG GGTACTTTGATGGCGTTTGGTGCATTTTCGAGGCACGAGGTTTTGAGCATGGTGAGATCAGCTGCACTGCTTAGCCCCATAGCTTATATGGGGCAAATGCCATCTCCTCTTGCTAGAGCTGCTGCTGATATCTTCACAGCTGAA GTGATTTACTGGTTGGGAGTCAAAGAATTCGCTCCGGGAGG AGGTCCTGCTTCCAAGCTTGTTGCTGATATATGCAGCCACATTGATTgttccaattttgaaaatattattacag GCCCTAATTGTTGTATGAACTCTTCAACACCAAGTCTCTCTCACCAACAACCAACAGCTACAAAGAACATGATCCATCTAGCACAGA TGATAAGGAAAGGGACCATAGCAATGTACGACTATGGAAGTGATGGGGACAACAACAAGCACTATGGACAGGCGACGCCTCCGGACTACAACATCACTAGCATCCCAAATGACCTTCCTCTCTTCCTCAGTTATGGAGGGAAGGATCTTCTCTCAGATGTTAAAGACGTGCAGACGCTCGTTGGGGTGCTGTCGGATCATGAACCCGATAAGCTTGTGGTGAAGTACATAGATAACTATGCTCACTTGGATTTTGTCTCTGCTGTGAATGCTAATCAACTTGTGTATAAGCCTCTCATGGCCTTCTTTAGTTCCAACTAG
- the LOC125191219 gene encoding triacylglycerol lipase 2-like: MVMTTAKSLILLLLMFAALAAGGRTKMLRELESNNDGDGMCKQVVETQGYSCEEHKVTTEDGYILSMQRIPAGRSGAGKKRGPKPPVLLQHGILTDALIWLDMPPDEALGFILADNGFDVWLANVRGTTHSSSHTSLSSNDPKYWEWSWDELAAYDLPTMVEHVYRQTGQKMHYVGHSLGTLMGFAAFSRHELLEMVRSAAMLSPIAYMGQLPSPLARAGADIFLGDAFYWLGIRKFNTQEKEGPSSKLAADICTKMNCFNVQDLITGPNCCMNTSRPNFDKQQPTSTKNMIHLSQMIRKKNIAMYDYGIIGGNHKHYGQTKPPAYDMTSIPRDLPLLLSYGGKDLLSDVKDVHTLIEALSNHDRDKLVVHYVEKYAHMDFVYGVNAKQVVYNPVMEFFKSN; this comes from the exons ATGGTGATGACGACAGCAAAATCCTTAATTTTGTTGCTACTTATGTTTGCTGCCTTAGCAGCTGGTGGAAGAACAAAGATGTTAAGGGAATTGGAATCCAATAATGATGGAGATGGAATGTGCAAACAAGTGGTGGAAACACAAGGATATAGTTGTGAAGAACATAAg GTGACAACAGAAGATGGATACATCCTTAGCATGCAGCGGATTCCGGCTGGGCGGTCGGGAGCCGGGAAGAAGAGGGGGCCGAAGCCCCCGGTTCTACTTCAACACGGCATATTAACC GATGCATTGATATGGTTGGATATGCCTCCTGATGAAGCTCTAGGGTTCATCTTGGCGGACAACGGGTTCGATGTTTGGTTGGCCAATGTGCGAGGCACGACCCACAGTAGTAGCCATACCTCGCTTAGCTCTAATGATCCG AAATACTGGGAATGGTCGTGGGACGAGCTAGCAGCCTACGACCTCCCAACCATGGTCGAGCATGTCTACCGCCAAACAGGGCAGAAGATGCACTATGTCGGCCATTCATTG GGCACCTTGATGGGGTTTGCTGCATTTTCGAGGCACGAGCTTTTGGAGATGGTGAGATCAGCTGCTATGCTTAGCCCCATAGCTTATATGGGGCAATTGCCATCTCCCCTTGCTAGAGCTGGTGCTGATATATTCTTGGGTGat GCGTTTTATTGGTTGGGAATCAGAAAATTCAACACACAAGA GAAAGAAGGTCCTTCTTCCAAACTCGCTGCTGATATCTGCACCAAAATGAACTGTTTTAATGTGCAGGATCTTATAACAG GCCCTAATTGTTGTATGAACACTTCAAGaccaaattttgataaacaaCAACCAACGTCAACAAAGAACATGATTCATCTATCTCAGA TGATTAGGAAAAAGAACATAGCGATGTACGACTATGGCATCATAGGCGGAAATCACAAGCACTATGGACAGACGAAGCCTCCTGCTTACGACATGACTAGCATCCCGAGAGATCTTCCTCTCCTATTGAGCTACGGGGGGAAGGATCTCCTCTCGGATGTGAAGGACGTGCACACGCTCATTGAGGCATTATCGAATCATGACCGGGATAAGCTTGTGGTGCATTATGTAGAAAAGTATGCTCACATGGATTTTGTCTATGGTGTGAATGCTAAGCAAGTTGTGTACAACCCTGTGATGGAATTCTTTAAATCGAACTAG
- the LOC125188085 gene encoding triacylglycerol lipase 2-like — protein MVVVEKGAIPRKTWTHSSAFFLCSFHVMLAYTHRQPLPRAFAPQNYPCHEHKVTTKDGYILSLQNIPYGRSGKTAGERPTVLLQHGLLMDAVSWLLAPPDQSLALVLSDGGFNVWLVSTRGTKYSRGHTSLSPDDAVYWDWSWDELVAHDLPATFEYVHNQTGQKLHYVGHSQGSLMALAAVSNGDLVSMMRSAALLSPIAYLGEVTSPLARIGAETLLAETLHWLKINEFNLRGKAVVELLLHMCKVKAVDCTDFVTSITGKNCCLNSSSVDFFLHHEPQPTSIKNMIHLSQMVRGGEIRKYDYGDEEENKKHYGRPTPPSYEMRRIPSDLPLLLAYGGAHALSVPRDVELLLDVLRGRGGDELVVEYREEYAHADFVWAVNARQVVYDPLIAFFRLH, from the exons ATGGTAGTAGTGGAAAAGGGAGCAATTCCTAGAAAAACATGGACACATTCATCTGCATTTTTCTTGTGTTCATTTCATGTAATGTTAGCTTACACGCATCGTCAGCCGCTGCCAAGGGCCTTTGCACCGCAGAACTACCCTTGCCATGAGCATAAG GTGACAACTAAGGATGGATACATTCTTAGCTTGCAAAATATCCCATATGGAAGATCAGGCAAGACAGCAGGAGAGAGGCCAACAGTCCTCTTACAGCATGGCCTTCTCATG GACGCGGTGTCGTGGCTGCTTGCCCCACCCGACCAGTCTCTGGCTCTGGTCTTGTCTGATGGAGGGTTCAACGTCTGGCTCGTGAGCACACGGGGCACGAAATACAGCCGTGGACACACTTCCCTTAGTCCTGATGATGCA GTCTACTGGGATTGGTCATGGGACGAGCTCGTTGCACATGATCTTCCTGCAACTTTTGAGTATGTTCATAATCAGACAGGGCAGAAGCTTCACTATGTTGGTCATTCACAG GGAAGTTTGATGGCTCTTGCTGCAGTTTCGAATGGAGATTTAGTGAGCATGATGAGATCAGCTGCATTGCTAAGCCCTATTGCTTATCTAGGTGAAGTCACTTCACCTCTAGCAAGAATTGGGGCAGAAACTCTTCTTGCAGAG aCTTTACATTGGTTGAAGATCAATGAATTCAACCTTAGGGG gaaaGCTGTTGTTGAGCTTCTACTGCACATGTGCAAGGTTAAAGCCGTGGATTGCACCGATTTCGTGACATCTATTACAG GTAAAAATTGCTGCCTCAATTCTTCAAGTGTGGATTTTTTCCTACATCATGAGCCTCAACCAACTTCAATCAAGAACATGATCCATCTCTCCCAAA tgGTAAGAGGAGGGGAGATTAGGAAGTACGACTACGGAGACGAGGAGGAGAACAAGAAGCACTACGGGAGGCCTACTCCTCCCTCGTATGAGATGAGGAGGATCCCGAGTGATCTGCCTCTCCTCCTCGCCTATGGAGGGGCGCATGCCCTCTCGGTGCCAAGGGACGTGGAGCTTCTGCTCGACGTCCTGCGCGGCCGTGGGGGAGATGAGCTTGTTGTGGAGTATAGAGAGGAGTATGCTCATGCTGATTTTGTGTGGGCTGTGAATGCTAGACAAGTTGTGTATGATCCTCTCATAGCCTTCTTTAGGCTTCATTAA